In the genome of Acidimicrobiales bacterium, one region contains:
- a CDS encoding DivIVA domain-containing protein has translation MPSPAPDHSASSITGRAFAVRRKGADPDEVRAYLGQLAEVVGRLTVERDEARAAVADLRAAAEDRPMVDEDQLTAVLGEETARVLSSARHAASEMRERAEESVARMLREAAEEAGATRRAAEADAQQARDEAARTRVQADEAGHALVAEATAEAERIRVEVEAERVAARERVEAAATAAAAERERLRAEVEAEVAATHEQIAAERAAAEAEGVAVRAAAEVDAARTRGEAEEVLGQRTEEAEAAAAGIRADAEADAATLRAEAEAAAVETRAGAERDREAAQAEGREMVAEAQRVRERMLADLARRRKAARVQLEQLQGARDRLLDSYEAVQRTMDEATAGLRTALPAARSAADAARIRAESEPEATVEQLEAQIAAARAAGLPLVAPAGEDDPQAAEAEAEPATAAAVPAPAPEAGLWGPPEATAEQEPSWEEPDAGEPPSPTEVAAEAGGPEPEPAVEPGPVDGRDGDVHELFARLKAESEQAAPEAESDGPPDEATAEPQGDVAAAVADDPPDGEDEDGDEPSGAASAGPLDDEEPAPPALDDDEPAGTDDEALLSLLERRDGVIEPIEARIARRLKRALADEQGQVLDGVRRGRGRPDLDAILAPEDQAAAYAAAVVDDLRAAAEEGAAFEGASLPASAAGAVDTVAAELARELAAVVRPRVARCFEAGEDAEDTSDHLRAAYREWKTDRLIEATRHLVLSAFGEGQCAVRPAGVPVRWVPDPAQAACPDCEDDALAGALPSGQAFPTGHVHPPAHPGCRCLVVGERVAAPA, from the coding sequence ATGCCCTCCCCCGCTCCCGACCACAGCGCGTCCTCGATCACCGGACGGGCCTTCGCCGTGCGCCGCAAGGGCGCCGATCCCGACGAGGTCCGGGCCTACCTCGGCCAGCTGGCCGAGGTGGTGGGCCGGCTCACCGTCGAGCGGGACGAGGCCAGGGCCGCGGTGGCCGACCTGCGCGCCGCGGCCGAGGACCGGCCCATGGTCGACGAGGACCAGCTCACCGCGGTCCTGGGCGAGGAGACGGCCCGGGTGCTGTCGTCGGCCCGCCACGCCGCCAGCGAGATGCGGGAGCGGGCCGAGGAGAGCGTGGCCCGCATGCTGCGGGAGGCGGCCGAGGAGGCCGGGGCCACTCGCCGGGCCGCCGAGGCCGACGCCCAGCAGGCTCGGGACGAGGCGGCACGGACCCGGGTCCAGGCCGACGAGGCCGGCCACGCCCTGGTGGCCGAGGCCACCGCCGAGGCCGAGCGGATCCGGGTCGAGGTCGAGGCCGAACGGGTGGCGGCCCGAGAGCGGGTCGAGGCCGCGGCCACGGCGGCCGCCGCCGAGCGCGAGCGCCTGCGGGCCGAGGTGGAGGCCGAGGTGGCCGCCACCCACGAGCAGATCGCGGCCGAGCGGGCCGCGGCCGAGGCCGAGGGCGTGGCGGTGCGGGCCGCGGCCGAGGTCGACGCAGCCCGCACCCGGGGTGAGGCCGAGGAGGTGCTGGGCCAGCGCACCGAGGAGGCGGAGGCGGCCGCGGCCGGCATCCGCGCCGACGCCGAGGCCGACGCCGCCACCCTCCGGGCCGAGGCCGAGGCGGCGGCCGTCGAGACCCGGGCCGGGGCCGAGCGGGACCGGGAGGCAGCCCAGGCCGAGGGGCGGGAGATGGTGGCCGAGGCCCAGCGGGTGCGGGAGCGGATGCTGGCCGACCTGGCCCGCCGCCGGAAGGCGGCCCGGGTCCAGCTGGAGCAGCTCCAGGGCGCTCGCGACCGCCTGCTCGACTCCTACGAGGCCGTGCAGCGCACCATGGACGAGGCCACCGCCGGCCTGCGCACCGCCCTGCCGGCGGCCCGCTCCGCGGCCGACGCGGCCCGCATCCGGGCCGAGTCCGAGCCCGAGGCCACCGTCGAGCAGCTCGAGGCCCAGATCGCCGCGGCCCGGGCCGCCGGCCTGCCCCTGGTGGCCCCGGCCGGCGAGGACGACCCCCAGGCGGCCGAGGCCGAGGCCGAGCCGGCCACGGCCGCCGCGGTGCCGGCACCGGCGCCCGAGGCCGGCCTGTGGGGCCCGCCCGAGGCGACGGCCGAGCAGGAGCCGAGCTGGGAGGAGCCCGACGCCGGGGAGCCGCCCTCGCCCACCGAGGTGGCCGCCGAGGCGGGCGGGCCCGAGCCCGAGCCGGCGGTCGAGCCGGGGCCGGTCGACGGCCGGGACGGCGACGTGCACGAGCTCTTCGCCCGGCTCAAGGCCGAGAGCGAGCAGGCCGCGCCGGAGGCGGAGTCCGACGGCCCGCCCGACGAGGCGACGGCCGAGCCCCAGGGCGACGTGGCGGCCGCCGTGGCCGACGACCCACCCGACGGTGAGGACGAGGACGGCGACGAGCCGTCCGGGGCGGCCTCGGCCGGCCCCCTCGACGACGAGGAGCCGGCCCCGCCCGCCCTCGACGACGACGAGCCCGCCGGCACCGACGACGAGGCCCTGTTGAGCCTGCTGGAGCGGCGTGACGGGGTGATCGAGCCCATCGAGGCCCGCATCGCCCGGCGGCTCAAGCGGGCCCTGGCCGACGAGCAGGGCCAGGTGCTCGACGGGGTGCGCCGGGGCCGGGGTCGCCCGGACCTCGATGCCATCCTGGCCCCGGAGGACCAGGCGGCCGCCTACGCCGCGGCCGTGGTCGACGACCTGCGGGCCGCGGCCGAGGAGGGGGCCGCCTTCGAGGGGGCGTCGCTGCCGGCCTCGGCCGCCGGTGCGGTCGACACGGTGGCCGCGGAGCTGGCCCGGGAGCTGGCCGCCGTGGTCCGTCCCCGGGTGGCCCGCTGCTTCGAGGCCGGCGAGGACGCCGAGGACACCTCCGACCACCTCCGGGCCGCCTACCGCGAGTGGAAGACCGACCGGCTCATCGAGGCCACCCGCCACCTGGTGCTCTCCGCCTTCGGCGAGGGCCAGTGCGCGGTGCGGCCGGCCGGGGTGCCGGTGCGGTGGGTGCCGGACCCGGCCCAGGCCGCCTGCCCGGACTGCGAGGACGACGCCCTGGCCGGCGCTCTGCCCTCGGGCCAGGCCTTCCCCACCGGCCACGTCCACCCGCCGGCGCACCCGGGGTGCCGCTGCCTGGTGGTGGGGGAGCGGGTGGCAGCCCCCGCCTGA